In Rhipicephalus microplus isolate Deutch F79 chromosome 7, USDA_Rmic, whole genome shotgun sequence, one genomic interval encodes:
- the LOC119180030 gene encoding small nuclear ribonucleoprotein F has translation MASLPLNPKPFLNSLTGKPVMVKLKWGMEYKGYLVSVDGYMNLQLANTEEYIDGNCTGNLGEVLIRCNNVLYVRGVEEEEEDGEMKD, from the coding sequence ATGGCATCGTTGCCGCTCAATCCGAAGCCGTTCCTGAACAGCCTGACCGGCAAGCCCGTCATGGTGAAGCTCAAGTGGGGCATGGAGTACAAGGGCTACCTGGTCTCCGTGGACGGCTACATGAACCTGCAGCTGGCCAACACCGAGGAGTACATCGACGGCAACTGCACCGGCAACCTGGGCGAGGTGCTGATCAGGTGCAACAACGTCCTCTACGTCAGGGGCGtcgaggaagaagaggaagacggGGAGATGAAGGACTGA